In Nitrospirota bacterium, a genomic segment contains:
- a CDS encoding F0F1 ATP synthase subunit epsilon has translation MAGKILLEVVTPEKLLLSQEVDEVIAPGSEGEFGVLPRHCHFLTTLRIGELHYRVGDQTNHMAVLWGYAEVTPTKVTILAEIAEKAEDIDVDRAQANVEKAEQRLKAGGLPSELKEAEISLEKARLRKKIAERARKS, from the coding sequence ATGGCGGGGAAGATTCTATTAGAAGTGGTGACGCCGGAGAAGTTGCTCTTGAGCCAGGAGGTGGATGAGGTGATTGCCCCTGGCTCAGAGGGTGAATTCGGTGTGTTGCCGAGACATTGTCATTTCCTTACGACGTTGCGCATCGGTGAGCTCCATTATCGCGTCGGAGATCAGACCAACCACATGGCGGTCCTCTGGGGTTATGCAGAGGTCACGCCGACCAAAGTGACCATCCTGGCCGAGATCGCCGAGAAGGCTGAAGATATCGACGTGGACCGCGCACAAGCGAACGTGGAAAAAGCTGAACAGCGCCTCAAGGCCGGAGGCCTGCCGTCCGAACTCAAAGAAGCCGAAATCAGCCTCGAAAAAGCCCGCCTCCGCAAGAAAATCGCCGAACGAGCCCGCAAAAGTTAG
- a CDS encoding thioredoxin family protein has protein sequence MAVSSMMLPLGTPAPSFTLPDVVSGRLYSLDSFAGKAALLVIFMCRHCPYVVHVQSEIAKIGQDYQDTGLGIIGISSNDPAHYPDDAPERLKEMAQQLKFRFPLCFDETQEVAKAYKAACTPEFYLFDAQRRLVYRGQLDDSRPGNNKPVTGRDLRAAIDRLLAGNPVDSNQKASIGCSIKWKRGNAPPYA, from the coding sequence ATGGCGGTCTCATCGATGATGCTCCCGCTTGGAACGCCGGCTCCCTCCTTTACCTTGCCCGATGTCGTGAGCGGACGACTGTATTCGCTCGACTCGTTTGCCGGCAAGGCCGCCTTGTTGGTTATCTTTATGTGCCGGCACTGTCCCTATGTCGTGCATGTCCAGAGCGAGATCGCCAAGATCGGACAGGACTACCAGGACACGGGGCTTGGCATCATCGGCATCAGCAGCAACGATCCGGCTCATTATCCCGATGACGCCCCCGAGCGGCTCAAGGAGATGGCCCAGCAGCTCAAGTTTCGTTTTCCCTTGTGCTTCGACGAAACCCAAGAAGTCGCCAAGGCCTATAAGGCCGCCTGCACACCGGAATTCTATCTCTTTGATGCCCAGCGACGACTTGTCTACCGGGGCCAGCTCGACGACAGTCGACCAGGCAACAACAAGCCGGTCACAGGCCGCGATCTTCGTGCAGCGATCGACAGGCTGCTTGCCGGAAACCCAGTTGATTCCAACCAAAAGGCCAGCATCGGCTGCAGCATCAAGTGGAAGCGCGGCAATGCGCCGCCCTATGCATAG
- a CDS encoding aldo/keto reductase, whose amino-acid sequence MQYVHLGRSGVKISRLCLGTMNFGPETSEGESFAIMDRALELGINFFDTANVYGWKVGEGWTEQIVGRWFAQRGGRREKVVLATKVFGRMGQWPNQSRLSALHIKRACEESLRRLQTDCIDLYQMHHVDRETPWEEIWQAMEQLVREGKILYVGSSNFAGWHLAQAQELSRSRHFLGLVSEQSLYNLNERTVELEVIPACEAYGIGLIPWSPLARGLLAGSLEPAKVGRRADEDLKKEIEKYRPRLEAYEALCSQLGEQPADVALSWLLHQKSVTSPIIGPRTIAQLNGTIRVLTLTLSQDTLKRLDDIFPGPGRPAPEAYAW is encoded by the coding sequence ATGCAATATGTCCATCTCGGTCGCTCGGGGGTGAAGATCAGTCGGCTCTGTCTTGGCACGATGAACTTCGGGCCGGAGACGAGTGAGGGCGAGAGTTTTGCCATCATGGATCGGGCGCTGGAGTTGGGCATTAACTTTTTCGACACGGCGAATGTCTATGGTTGGAAGGTGGGTGAAGGGTGGACGGAGCAGATTGTCGGGCGCTGGTTTGCCCAACGCGGAGGACGACGAGAGAAAGTCGTCCTGGCGACGAAGGTCTTCGGCAGAATGGGCCAATGGCCGAATCAGTCACGCTTGTCGGCCCTGCACATCAAACGGGCCTGCGAGGAAAGTCTGCGACGTCTTCAGACGGACTGTATCGATCTCTACCAGATGCACCACGTCGATCGGGAGACGCCCTGGGAGGAAATCTGGCAGGCGATGGAGCAGCTGGTGCGGGAAGGCAAGATTCTCTACGTTGGCAGCAGTAACTTCGCCGGCTGGCACCTGGCCCAGGCGCAAGAGCTGTCGCGCAGTCGTCACTTCCTTGGACTCGTGTCCGAACAGAGTCTCTATAATTTGAACGAACGGACGGTCGAGCTGGAAGTGATTCCGGCCTGCGAAGCCTATGGCATCGGTCTCATTCCTTGGAGTCCGCTCGCGCGCGGGCTGTTGGCCGGCTCATTGGAACCGGCGAAGGTCGGTCGACGCGCCGACGAGGACCTAAAGAAAGAAATTGAAAAATATCGGCCCAGGCTGGAGGCCTATGAGGCGTTGTGCAGTCAGCTTGGCGAACAACCAGCCGATGTCGCACTCTCGTGGCTGCTCCATCAAAAATCGGTTACGTCGCCGATTATCGGACCCCGTACGATCGCGCAGTTGAACGGCACGATACGTGTGTTGACTCTCACGTTGAGTCAAGACACACTGAAACGGCTCGATGACATCTTTCCCGGCCCTGGTAGGCCTGCCCCAGAAGCCTACGCTTGGTAA